The genomic window TGATCTGATGCCTTAATCTCTTTTACATCCTATTGTCTATGCTGCATCCTACCCCCAACCTACAAGGCTGTCAAGCTTTTTATGTTTGAATTGATGGCAGACCTTCATCGATTTCCTAAGACCTGACATTGAAGGTCACATGGAGAGTGAAAGTATCAAAGCTCaagctgaaagaaaagaaaacaattgcAAGTCACCGAAAGGAAGAGGGAAATAAGCAGACAACACAAAGTGTGGACTGCAGTGAGAAGAAGAAGCATTGAATATTTGTCCATCCCTCGCTCCCTGCTGTCATTTCTTTGTGGACTTGTAGGGCTTCATCTCCTTGTCTAATTGCGGGGCTTTGGGGAGCAGTAGTCAGAAAGGTTGGGTTACACAGGCAGAGCTATATATGCCTTTCTGTCATCACCAATCAGGAGGAGGGCTATATGGGTATCTATCACTGGCAGTTAATACTTGAGGCTTACAAAGGCATCCTGGACATGTCCCAGTGGTCTCTTTGCATCAGTGAAGTATCCCACCCACCGAGCCCCCACCATGTACCTGTCACGCGCTCCCTCAGCCTTGTTATTGACATAATGAAACCTATCTAATCCCAGCAGGTCTATGCCtgtgcatacacatgcacatacagtcaCAAACACAGTCTTGTATTACTGTATTATCAGTGAGGAGCTTACAGAACTATATTTGTGCCCTAACACCTCACTCTTTCCTTTGATTTCATTTGATACTTACAAGCATATCTGGACTAAGAGGATAACAATGATTCCCAAGCCCATTATCAGTAGAAATTATTTCCATAGTGGAAGATTCTGCACCTCATGGTCTACATCCAATGCAGACTTTAAGTGCTGATGCAGGAAGAAGCGTGCCCTTTGTGTAGCGAGGTGGAAGCAAGTGCGTGGAGGTCAAGGTGGTAGATGGCATGTGGAGTGACAGACTTTCATGCAAGAGACCAAAGTTTGTGTCCtgtcacagacatttttattaaccataaccactatcTTCCCCAAACCTTAATACAATGTTCTAGTTGCCTAATCCTAACCATATTATAGTTTATTTGCCCAATCTTAAAGGTGCCATGTGGAGTTTTCTTGAAGTCAAATAAAGTTCTGGGTACATTCAATGTTACTCACCAAACATATTGTGGATATCCTTTAGGTCTACCTTGTTgaacacatttcaaacacaagacaatgaaaaaaaatgttgtaaatcatACATAGTTTCcatccatgtttgctagctTGCAGTCCTCTTCTTCCTTGCCTTTGTTGGCACGTTACTACACTTCTTTGCTTGTTGCCATGTTAGTGTCAGTCAGCAGAATTGCATGAAACTAGCAGCAGAAATATGTTTCGCCATGCAAACAAAAACGTGGACCCACTTGCACTCCATAGCGTTACAAGTGGTCAAACCGCACCATAGTTGCCATGCATATTGTAttgtagaaataaaaacagcatgaCACCATAATTGTTTTTCAGAATTGTTCAATATCAAAGTTTTTCGATAAGGTTGCATATCAAGTGCAAAAGTCAAACATAAAAAGTTCTCATAAATGCTTGACTAATCTTAAAACGTAACTTCTCTCATTACCTTAACCTTAAGTCTGATAAACTGCAACCCAAACTCTACACCCACTATAAGGACTTACTGAAATGTCCTGTTTTTTGATCCTCTTAAGTATGATTATACAAGGACAagcaggcaaacacacactaatggACACAAACTCttcttgatttgattttttttcccctcagtaGCTGACTGTCAACTGTCACTAGTCACCCATAGCCCTCCAGCCCATTTCAGATAATCCCAACACTCAATAATAATCATCAGCTCAGCAGGCCAGTACGGTGATTACACTGGTAGTGAAGGAAGACGAGAATATTCTGGAGGCTAATCTTCCCTGACAGCCTCATCAGCACATCAGACCCACAAACCATCAGCTGAGCAGCCATTTACTGTAATGCACCAAAATCACAGGGTGCCAGGATATATTTCAGAATTTGTGGGTAATTGTTGGATTATCCTTGGGGATAAAAATCcaaatgtttgtttagtttaaCATGTATTAACAAGACAAATTTGAAACAATGGAACGTCATTTAGTCAGTCAGGTCCTGCTGCAGTGTGACACACCTGGAAGTCACCCGACACAACCACATTCTTCCACATTGAAGACATTGAGGGTTAGCTGCGTTGTTCAAAGATATCTAATCAGTGGGAACGAGGAGCGTACTCTCTCAGTTTCCAAACTCTCATTTTCACCGACAGCGGTCAAGGAATCTAAGAGGAATTAAGACAGCACCTTTCTGGTCACAAGGACGGGTCTCAAATCTCTACACTTCTCTTAAAGTGACAGCAAAGCAGAGTGAATACAATGCTTACTGTATGATTGCATCagtgattaaacaaacaagtaaatatGACGCTAACTGGCCACAGAAAAAGGCAAATGAACACATGAAATgttctgttaaaaaatgtaaataagcaTCAAATCCATTATTTCTTGTAAATCTCTAGTATGTCTTGCTCTCCTTCCAGAGTCAGGCAGAGGCCCACTATAAGGGGAACCGCCACGCTCGGAGGGTGAAGGGGATCGAGACATCCAAGACGGCTCGTCTCCAAGATGGCGACAAGCAGCACCCTCCCCCTACTGCTTCCCCCTCCCTATCAGGCCCCTCGCCATCCAGCCCGGAGCCTGATCCTAATAAGCAGGGTGAGCATCACCTGTGACATATGATGTTACATACCCACACCCAGGAATCTGTCACAAAATGGCACAGATGCTCAACACAGCTGCAGTGTAAAGTGATAGGATAGAAACTAACCAGAGAGGAGTGTTGATACCCTGGTGTGTACAAAGGAATGTAGCTCAAATATGATTTTATGAACCTGCAAATctgattaacagaaaaatatgaaacattcatTCTAACAATCTGTGTAAATTTCTCTCATGCTCCAGAGATTCAAGATTTCATCACACAGTTCAATGTTGAGCTGATCAATggcaatagaaaaaaaaaactatatgtaaaaaaataattaaaaagtatGTTAGACGCTAAGCCTAATATAGCTAACATGTCACCAGGGTGGCTGCCTGGCAGGTGCAGATGGACCAGCCTCATTGTTTTCACGCTTTTATATGGTGATCATCAGGGTTGAAGGGGGTATTGTATGTTTGACTTCCCACAAATTATTTACTAACCTGAAAACTTTGTGCTGTTCACAGATGACACCCAATCATGTCCCAACTCTAATGAGTCACCTTTGACCCCTAGCCGCCTCCCAACACCCACATTTAGCTCAGCAGACGCAGAGTGTCCCCTCTTGCCCTCTGTCAGCACACCTTTGCCATCCTCTCCCGTCCCCTCAGCGACCCTCAGTACACCCCCTGTGGACCTGGCAGTGGCTGGTCTTCCTGACACCCCGTCCCCAGCGCCCAGCCCCTCTTCAGGGGagtcagaggaagaaaaagccAAGAAGCTTCTCTACTGCTCCTTGTGCAAAGTAGCTGTTAATTCCCTCTCACAGCTGGAAGCACATAACAAAGGTAAGTCCAACACAGCTTTGTAGGAGTATTTATATTCATGAGTACAGAGTGCACAAtcttgagaaataaaacttataaacaaacaacagcattaTGCACGATGGGAAGCAATGTCAGAAAGCATAAGGCATGGCTCCTCAGAGGGAATCCTGCACTTGTTCTGAATTTGcagtctgaaaaacaaaagtagGTACTTTACTGCCACTTAGTGGTAAAAAATGGCAGGTTAAAAATGCAATTATGCAattgttttctgcatttttaaacCAACATGTACTACACTGTAACATGGCCTTGATTACAACCATTGAgatatctttttatttatgtattattattccCAGGtaccaaacacaaaacaattctGGAGGCTCGGAGCGGACTAGGACCCATTAAAGCATACCCACGTCTGGGTCCTAAACCCAGCCCTGAGCAGGGAGGGGAGCTATCCACTGACCCCAACACTCAGGAACGCACCTTCCACTGTGAGATCTGCAACGTCAGAGTCAACTCAGAGCTGCAGCTTAAGCAAgtaagaaaacagacaaaaggaCCTTGAGTGAAGTCATTTCCAAGCAATGTCAATATCCAATATCTGTCCTGTCTCATTTTATGTTGCAGCATATATCAAGCCGGAGGCATCGGGATGGAGTTGCAGGGAAACCCAATCCTCTTCTCAGTCGGCACAAGAAGCGCACAGACTTTATGGTATAGACTCTTTGTCTTTACTATCTCATTATGTTGTGGAAACTCTCCTGATGCACTATGTTTAAGTTGTTTCACATCAACTTGTACTTTTTCTTGAATTTCTCAAAGGAACTTCCAAAAACTCTGGGGGCCGGACTTTTACCAAGTCCTCTGGCTGTTGCCGCAGCCATGGCAGCTGCAGCATCCTCGAATCAGCTGGCCCTGCGTCCCCCCGGCCCGACCTCCCACCCTCACCCCAGTCACCACTTCCTACAAGGAACACCCCTCAGCCTCCTGAGGCCCGCCCCGGGTCCCATCCGCACCACCCACGGGCCAATCCTCTTCACTCCTTACTGATGGTGAGAGAATGAGGACGAATCAGGAAGAAGCACACTGTGAAGTGGAGGCCTGCAACCGTGTGCCATCAAGAGCCAAATCGGCTAGTGTGGCTCCAGCTGGTGTTTCATTATAATGAAAACAGTAACCGTAAATACGACTCTTTATGGTGCATACTGTAGTTGCAGACCACTGCTGTTATGTTAACAGGGAGAACCAGAATTAACAGACAAATCtaagacattttaaagagaCTGTATATGTTTCCATCCTTCCCAGTTTTCCCTGCATCACTTAACTAT from Thunnus maccoyii chromosome 3, fThuMac1.1, whole genome shotgun sequence includes these protein-coding regions:
- the LOC121891252 gene encoding zinc finger protein 385A-like, with product MERAKQREDEDEEKEEQNKQGETGAGVRRSIDEEYRGRQADRIRDRSVNRPGPVPAFLRSPSVIPPPPLDMKPFLQFPLESPHPATIGLFHNFNTMDPVQKAVMTHTFGPPMVKTKRPIISCNVCQIRFNSESQAEAHYKGNRHARRVKGIETSKTARLQDGDKQHPPPTASPSLSGPSPSSPEPDPNKQDDTQSCPNSNESPLTPSRLPTPTFSSADAECPLLPSVSTPLPSSPVPSATLSTPPVDLAVAGLPDTPSPAPSPSSGESEEEKAKKLLYCSLCKVAVNSLSQLEAHNKGTKHKTILEARSGLGPIKAYPRLGPKPSPEQGGELSTDPNTQERTFHCEICNVRVNSELQLKQHISSRRHRDGVAGKPNPLLSRHKKRTDFMELPKTLGAGLLPSPLAVAAAMAAAASSNQLALRPPGPTSHPHPSHHFLQGTPLSLLRPAPGPIRTTHGPILFTPY